Proteins from a single region of Macaca thibetana thibetana isolate TM-01 chromosome 4, ASM2454274v1, whole genome shotgun sequence:
- the LTA gene encoding lymphotoxin-alpha, giving the protein MTPPERLFLSRVRGTPLHLLLLGLLLVLLPGAQGLPGVGLTPSAAQTARQHPKMHLAHSTLKPAAHLIGDPSKQNSLLWRANTDRAFLQDGFSLSNNSLLVPTSGIYFVYSQVVFSGKAYSPKATPTPLYLAHEVQLFSSQYPFHVPLLSSQKMVYPGLQEPWLHSMYHGAAFQLTQGDQLSTHTDGIPHLVLSPSTVFFGAFAL; this is encoded by the exons ATGACACCACCTGAACGTCTCTTCCTCTCAAGGGTGCGTGGCACCCCCCTACACCTCCTCCTTCTGGGGCTGCTGCTGGTCCTGCTGCCTGGGGCCCAG GGGCTCCCTGGTGTTGGCCTCACACCTTCAGCTGCCCAGACTGCCCGTCAGCACCCCAAGATGCATCTTGCCCACAGCACCCTCAAACCTGCTGCTCACCTCATTG GAGACCCCAGCAAGCAGAACTCACTGCTCTGGAGAGCGAACACGGACCGTGCCTTCCTCCAGGATGGTTTCTCCTTGAGCAACAATTCTCTCCTGGTCCCCACCAGTGGCATCTACTTCGTCTACTCCCAGGTGGTCTTCTCTGGGAAAGCCTACTCTCCTaaggccacccccaccccactctaCCTGGCCCATGAGGTCCAGCTCTTCTCCTCCCAGTACCCCTTCCACGTGCCTCTTCTCAGCTCCCAGAAGATGGTGTATCCAGGGCTGCAGGAACCCTGGCTGCACTCGATGTACCACGGGGCTGCGTTCCAGCTCACCCAGGGAGACCAGCTATCCACCCACACAGATGGCATCCCTCACCTAGTCCTCAGCCCTAGTACTGTCTTCTTTGGAGCCTTCGCTCTGTAG